The Xylophilus rhododendri region GTGCGCGGCACCGGCCTGGCCAGCTTGCCGCGGCGCAACAGGAGCGTGAGATCGAGCAGGCCGTTGGGTGTGGCCGGGACGTTGTGGAAGTTCACCGGCACGTCCGTCCAGATGGCGGGCCGTGCCGCCATGCCCCGGCTGGCGGCCACCAGCAGGGTGGGCCGCTCCGCCCAGGCGCGCGGGACATGGTTGCTGATGGGGGCCATCAGGTAGCCGAGGATTCTGCCTTGCTGGTTCGTGACCTCCTCGAATTGCACCCGGTCGCCGTACAGCTCCACGGCGTTGTCGATGCCGTTGCGGAATTCCTCTTTGGCCCTGAACAATTCGTGGCGCGCGTGTTGTGCCGCCGGCGGCAGGAGTTTCGGATGGACATTGGCAGGCGCCAGAGGCTGGCCGAACATCTGCCCTTGCGCGGGTGGAAGACCGACGCCAGGCAAGGGGCCTTGCATGGGCAAGGGGCCGAGACCGTACAAAGGATTCGGCGCGAACGGATAGCCGATCAGCTGGGGCGGCGGCATCTGGGCTTGCGGCGGAAACGGCGCCATGCCGGCAGGCGCGTAAGGCGCCTGGGCGACGGGGTAGGCAGACGGGAAGGGGATGGAAGGACTGAACATTGCTATTACCTGGTGGAGGGGAATCGGAGATAGGCGATGGCGCCCGCCGCGGGTTTCAGCCGGCGTTGCAGGGCGGAGATATGCACGGCCAGGTCGGGCACCGGCAGGAAGATGCGCACCGGCTGGCGCTCCTTGGGCCCGTCCGCGTCGAGCACGCAGGCGGCCTGATCGGGCGTGATGGCGCTGGAGCACAGCTGCAGGTTGGGGCCGTAGTCCAGCGGGCCCGGCCTCAGCGATTCGTGCGCCGGCAGCTCGCGCGCCTGGCGCACGAAATCTTCCGCCGCGTCGGGGCCCCTGGCGCACACCGAGAGCACCCGGGTGTTGAACAGCACATGGGAGCGCTGCGGATCGATCTGACCGGTTCCCGCGACCAGCACGATCGGTCGTTTGCCGTCCTTCAGCGAGGCTTCGTCGGATTCCGCGCTCACGCAGTAGCCGATGCGCCTGCCGTCCTCGTGCAAGACCTCCTCGAAGTTCACGGCGCCCGCATAACGCTCCTGCGCCGCTTGAATCGCTGCTTCGAATTGCTGCCTGGCCTGCTCGTGGCTCGGAGGGGCGAAGCTGACCGGTGCCTGTGCCGGAATTTGTGCCGGAATCTGCCCGGGCTGGCCTTGGACAGCGCCGGCCCACCAGGGCACGGCGAAGCCCTGCACGAAGGGCTGTGCCTGCTGCTGCGGCGGCCGGAAGCAGCCCGGTACCGGGGGAGCACCGTAGGCGGTGGGCAGGGCCGGCCCCATCGGAACGTTCGCCAGGTTCTGAAGAACCTGCGGGCCCGGCGGGTAGCCCATGGGGCCCGGCAGGGGCGGCTGATGGAAGGGCGGCACCGACCCAGCTTTGGGTGGCAGATAGGCGCGCGGCTGAAACTGCGCTTGCGGCCAGGAATTCCAGGGAAAGGTCATGGCGATGCACAAAGTGGAATGGACCGCCATGGTCTGCGCCCACCCCTGCGCCTGCAGGGTGGAACACGAATGCTCGCCGCAGGCACCGAAGCCGGTATCTCTATAATCGCGGTCTTTTCCGAGGAGCGTTGCAGCGCCATCAGGCGTGAGGCTCGGAATTCATCCCCCGCAACGACGCTCGCCCACCGGTTCCGTCGGCGAGCGAGTTCTCAAGAGACTTGTTCACGACGCCGTCCGGTGGCTGATCCACCTGCACATCGGAGTCATCCATGAACGCTTCTCTGCCGAAAACCTCCCCGGTCGACACCGCCATCGCCGACATCTCCCTGGCCGCCTGGGGCCACCGCGAAATCCGCATCGCCGAGACCGAAATGCCCGGCCTGATGGCGATCCGCGAAGAGTTCGCCAAGAGCCAGCCCCTGAAGGGCGCCCGCATCACCGGCTCGCTGCACATGACCATCCAGACGGCCGTGCTGATCGAGACCCTGCAGGCCCTGGGCGCCACCGTGCGCTGGGCTTCGTGCAACATCTTCTCCACCCAGGACCATGCCGCCGCGGCCATCGCCGACAGCGGCACCCCGGTGTTCGCCATCAAGGGCGAATCGCTGGAAGACTACTGGGACTACACCCACCGCATCTTCGACTTCGGCCCCAAGGGCTCGGCCGGCGAAGGCCCGAACATGATCCTGGACGACGGCGGCGATGCCACGCTGCTGATGCATCTGGGCCAGAAGGCCGAGAAGGACCTGTCGGTGCTGGACAACCCCACCAGCGACGAGGAACGCATCCTCTACGCCGCCATCAAGGCCAAGGTCGCCGAAGACGGCACCTGGTACACCCGCAAGGCCGCCGAGATCCTGGGCGTGACCGAGGAAACCACCACCGGCGTGCACCGCCTGAACGAGATGTCGGCCAAGGGCACGCTGCTGTTCCGCGCCATCAACGTCAACGACTCGGTCACCAAGAGCAAGTTCGACAACCTCTACGGCTGCCGCGAATCCCTGGTGGACGGCATCAAGCGCGCCACCGACGTGATGATCGCCGGCAAGGTCGCGC contains the following coding sequences:
- the ahcY gene encoding adenosylhomocysteinase, producing MNASLPKTSPVDTAIADISLAAWGHREIRIAETEMPGLMAIREEFAKSQPLKGARITGSLHMTIQTAVLIETLQALGATVRWASCNIFSTQDHAAAAIADSGTPVFAIKGESLEDYWDYTHRIFDFGPKGSAGEGPNMILDDGGDATLLMHLGQKAEKDLSVLDNPTSDEERILYAAIKAKVAEDGTWYTRKAAEILGVTEETTTGVHRLNEMSAKGTLLFRAINVNDSVTKSKFDNLYGCRESLVDGIKRATDVMIAGKVALVAGYGDVGKGSAQALRALSAQVWVTEIDPINALQAAMEGYRVVTMEYAADKADIFVTTTGNKDVIRHEHMLAMKDQAIVCNIGHFDNEIEVASLEKYQWEEIKPQVDHIIFPDGKRIILLAKGRLVNLGCGTGHPSYVMSSSFANQTLAQIELFAKSGEYEAGKVYVLPKHLDEKVARLQLSKLNAQLSVLTDAQAAYIGVDKNGPYKPDTYRY